From Halorussus lipolyticus:
CTATCGAGAGCTATTTCGGGCGGGCAGTTCTGCGCACGCGAAATACCGGCCCGCCGGACGCATTCTACAAAAGTCGCTGTCTCAGGAGAATCAGGGGCCTCCTCTGCCTCTACGTTTTTGCCGGGCGAGAACGAACACCGTCGCATGGCCGAAATCGCAATCATCAGCGACACGCACATTCCCTCGCGCGCCGAGGACATCCCCGACTGGGTGGCCGACCGAGTTCGGAAGGCCGACCACACCATCCACGCGGGCGATTTCGACAGTTCGTCTGCCTACGAGTCGATTGCGGGCCTCGCCGGGTCGGCGTTCACCGCCGTCACGGGAAACATGGACCCGGCGTCACTCGACCTGCCGAAGGTCGCCACCGTCGAGGTGCAGGGCACGACGTTCGTGGTGACCCACGGCACGGCCCCCACGGCCGAGGAGTACGAGCAAACCGTCGCCGAGACCATCAGCGACGAACTCACGGGACCGGGCATCGCGGTGGCGGGCCACACCCACGAGGTGGTAGACGACGACATCGAGGGCATCAGGTTCCTGAATCCGGGGAGTGCGACCGGGGCCTCGCCGGCCGACCGCGAGACGATGATGACCGTCGAGATTCACGAGGGCGACGTGGACGTGCGGGTGTTCGAGGACGACGAGGAGATTTAAACTGGGAAGTGTGGTTTGGATGGAGGTGTGAGAGTAATGGCGATAGTACGGAAAATCATTTTGTTGTTTAAAATTGCCTAGAAAGAGCTTAGAGGCAACGATAGTCGTCTTTCAGACGTGTTAGATGACGACGGTGAGATTGTCACTCCGAACGAGACGGGCGACAGGGCGCTAGCTTCAGGCTTGAGCAAAGCCGTCTCCCGCACAGCACCGCAACCGCACAGCACGGCCCTCGGGCCTCCCCAACCTCCTGCGGTCCTCGGCTTTGCCTGCGGTCCTCGTCTCTCGCGCGTTGCTCGCGCGCCGACCGCAGAAGGCGGTACTGCCTACTGGCTACTGCTAGTCCGATTTCCGTCTCGTTTGCCCGTTTCGGGCGGATTTTTACCTCCGACGCGCCAACCTCGGGTATGGACGTGTTCGCGGTGCCGGGACTCCCCGAGGTCCGGCCG
This genomic window contains:
- a CDS encoding metallophosphoesterase family protein, translating into MAEIAIISDTHIPSRAEDIPDWVADRVRKADHTIHAGDFDSSSAYESIAGLAGSAFTAVTGNMDPASLDLPKVATVEVQGTTFVVTHGTAPTAEEYEQTVAETISDELTGPGIAVAGHTHEVVDDDIEGIRFLNPGSATGASPADRETMMTVEIHEGDVDVRVFEDDEEI